Within the Hyalangium gracile genome, the region CCGCGGAGACCGAGGCGGGGTCGCGCACATCGAGGGCCACCGCATGCGCGCTCATGCCCCGTGCGCGCAGGTCGGCCACGGTGTCCTGCAACAACGACTCACGCCGGGCGGCCAGCACCACGGTGGCGCCAGCGGCTCCCAGCGTCGAGGCGAAGTGCCGCCCCAGGCCGCTGGAGGCGCCCGTGATGAGCACGTTCCTGCCGTGCAGCGAGCATGTCAGGCCCATGACGCACCCCTTCCTGTCCGGGGAATCCGAACGAACGTTCGTTATTATCGGGGTTGACGGGCCAGTGCTGGCAAGTCTCTTCTGAAGGAAACGTCCTCCCCCGAGCTTCCATGGCGGCACGCGCGCCCACGCCCACACAAGAAGACGCCTTCGCCAGGGAGCACGGGCTCACCCTGGACGAGATCTGCGAGCGCCTGTACCAGCGGCACCGGGAGCGGATGGAGGTGAAGAAGCCCCGCACGGCGGTGGTGAACCTGGCCCGCGTGCTGCCGGCGACGCTCCGCCTGTCCGAGCAGCAGGGCTTCCACGAGATGAGCATGCGCGACCTCAGCCGGGCCTCGGGCGTGAGCCTGGGGGCGCTCTACAGCTACATCCGGGACAAGGACACCCTGCTGGAGCTGATGCTCGATGTGGTCTCCGACGCGGTGGAGCGGGTGCTGGTCACCGTGCCGGAGGAAGTACGCGCCGATCCGCGCGCCCATCTGCGGTGGATCATCCACCGCCACATCCAGCTGACCGAGGCGCTGCCCGCCTGGTTCCGGTTCGCGTATCTGGAAGCCAAGGGCTTCGGACCCTCGGCACGGAAGCGGGCCCGCCAGGAGGAATTGGCCACCGAGCGCCTCATCCACGAAGCCCTGGAGTCGGGCGTGCGGCAGGGTGTGTTCCGGAGGATGGACATCGATATGACGGCGGCGCTGATCAAGCCGCTGCTTCAGGAGTGGTATCTGAAGCGCTGGAAGTACCGCCAGCGCGACGTCTCTCCCGAGGCCTATACCGACGCCGTCATGAACCTGCTGGAGGGCAGCCTGCTCGCCGATGAGCGCCCGGACAGCGCCACCCGAGCGAAGAAGGCGCGTGCTCGAGCGAGCACGAAGTAGGCGACGGACGTCCAGCCCTGCTCACCCCTGCTTGAGCGTCGCGATGTCGATCACGAAGCGGTAGCGCACGTCGTTGCGCATCATGCGCTCGTAGGCCTCGTTGATCTTCTGGATGGGGATGAGCTCGATGTCCGAGACGATCTTGTGCTTCGCGCAGTAGTCGAGCATCTCCTGCGTCTCGGCGATGCCCCCGATGTTCGAGCCCACCAGCCGCTTGTTCCCGTTGATGAGCGAGAAGGCGCCCACGGGGGCAGGCTCCGGCGGAACGCCCACGAGCACCATCGTGCCCAGCGGGCGCAGCATGCGGAGGTACTTGTTGTAGTCGTGGGGCGCCGAGATGGTGTCGATGAGCAGATCGAAGCGGTTGGCCAGCTTGCGGAAGGTGCCCTCGTCCTTGGTGTTCTCGAACGCCTGAGCCCCCAGCCGGCGCGCATCCGCCTCCTTCGAGCTGGAGGTGCTGAGCATCGTCACCTCGGCGCCCATGGCCACGGCGAACTTGACCGCCATGTGGCCCAGCCCGCCCAGCCCCACCACGCCCACCCGGTCGCCCTTCTTGCAGTTCCACTGCTTGAGCGGCGAGTACGTGGTGATGCCCGCGCACAGCAGCGGCGCGGCGCCCGCGGGCTCCAGCCCTTCCGGCACCTTCAGCGCGAAGTGCTCGGTCACGACGACCTGCGAGGAGTAGCCACCGTACGTCGGCGTCTTCCGGTCCAGCTCCGTGCTGTTGTACGTGAACGCGACACCCTTCTCGCAGAACTGCTCGAGCTGTCGGCGGCACGGATCGCAGTCCCGACACGAGTCGACCATGCAGCCCACGCCCGCCATGTCGCCGACCTTGAGCTTCGTCACCTTCGGGCCGACCTGCTTGACCCTGCCGATGATCTCGTGGCCCGGCACCATGGGGAAGCGAGCGCCACCCCACTCGTCGCGGGCCTGGTGGATGTCGGAGTGGCAGACGCCGCAGTAGAGGATGTCGATGAGCACGTCATGCGGGCCGGGCTCGCGGCGCTCCAGCGTGAAGGGGGCCAGCGGGGAGCTGGCGGTCGCCGCCGCATACGAGAGAGTCTTCAGCATCGAGTCGTTCCTTCCTGGATCGAGTCAGGTGAGTCCAAATCTGCGCCCGGCAGCCATCTCGCGAAACAGAACATCCCGACGAGCTGGGTCGGCGGGCGCCTGTTCGAGCAGGCAAGACCCGCCGTCAACCGGGCGCCCGAGCCGCTGGAGGCCGCGCCTTCGTGGACACGGCCCATGAGGTGATGGCGAGAGCCTCTCGCTAGGTGGCCGGAGGCACCACCGGGGCCGCGGGCGAGCGCAGTGGCTCGGCGGGCAGCTCCGGCGCCGCGACGTGCCGGATGAGCGACTCCAGCGGCTTCGGGTCCGCCATGCGCCTGGCCAGCTCCAGCAGCACCATCTGGCTGCGCACCTGGGAGCCATCCTGCCCCACCGGCGCATACGTCCCGTCCCGCTGCAGCCGCCGCGCCTTCACGTTGTCCTTGAGCGCCACCCCCAGCACCTCGTCCAGCAGCCGCTGGCGCAGGGCCGGCTCCTCCACCGGGAACATCGTCTCGATGCGGCGCAGGAAGTTGCGCGGCATCCAGTCCGCGCTCGACATCCACACCTCCGCCTGGGGCCCCTCGCCGAAGGCGAACACCCGGCTGTGCTCCAGGAAGCGGTCCACCACGCTCGTCACGCGGATGTTCTCGCTCACCCCCGGCACGCCCGGCCGCAGGCAGCAGATGCCGCGCACCAGCAGGTCGATCTTCACCCCCGCCTGGCTCGCCGCGTACAGCGCCTTGATGACGCTGGAGTCCACCAGCGAGTTCATCTTCGCGATGATGCGCGCCG harbors:
- a CDS encoding TetR/AcrR family transcriptional regulator, giving the protein MAARAPTPTQEDAFAREHGLTLDEICERLYQRHRERMEVKKPRTAVVNLARVLPATLRLSEQQGFHEMSMRDLSRASGVSLGALYSYIRDKDTLLELMLDVVSDAVERVLVTVPEEVRADPRAHLRWIIHRHIQLTEALPAWFRFAYLEAKGFGPSARKRARQEELATERLIHEALESGVRQGVFRRMDIDMTAALIKPLLQEWYLKRWKYRQRDVSPEAYTDAVMNLLEGSLLADERPDSATRAKKARARASTK
- a CDS encoding NAD(P)-dependent alcohol dehydrogenase gives rise to the protein MLKTLSYAAATASSPLAPFTLERREPGPHDVLIDILYCGVCHSDIHQARDEWGGARFPMVPGHEIIGRVKQVGPKVTKLKVGDMAGVGCMVDSCRDCDPCRRQLEQFCEKGVAFTYNSTELDRKTPTYGGYSSQVVVTEHFALKVPEGLEPAGAAPLLCAGITTYSPLKQWNCKKGDRVGVVGLGGLGHMAVKFAVAMGAEVTMLSTSSSKEADARRLGAQAFENTKDEGTFRKLANRFDLLIDTISAPHDYNKYLRMLRPLGTMVLVGVPPEPAPVGAFSLINGNKRLVGSNIGGIAETQEMLDYCAKHKIVSDIELIPIQKINEAYERMMRNDVRYRFVIDIATLKQG